A genomic region of Pseudomonas migulae contains the following coding sequences:
- a CDS encoding PhoH family protein produces MDDHGRSSSSNQPILYVLDTNVLIHDPNALLNFEEHHVAIPMTVLEELDKLKSGHHSVAAECRQAIRLIDKTLGDASPEDVELGVPIQRGKSGPKGLLSILMSKRAEPNIILPEHLNDNIIINQLIDLHAREPKLPVVLVTKDINMRLKARACGIAAEDYSTDQLVDDVSLLPNGYHTMDGSFWDRVKDVETRQDHGRTWHQVKMIDNLPAVHINEFIIDEQGFVGWIKEIDEDKLLILDLHQEPLLHQEAWGLKPRDIYQSLALYALLDPDIHLVNLTGAAGSGKTILALAAAIEQTMVSKRYRRIIATRSVQGLDQEIGFLPGTEAEKMEPWLGAITDNLEALHMDDENTHGSVDYILSKVPLQFKSLNYIRGRSFQQSLILIDECQNLTPHQMKTIITRAGAGSKVVCLGNLAQIDTPYLSATSSGLTYLTERFKDFPNGVHITLQGVPRSILAEYAESHL; encoded by the coding sequence ATGGATGATCACGGACGTAGTTCTTCCTCCAACCAGCCAATCCTTTATGTACTCGATACCAACGTATTGATTCACGATCCAAACGCCCTTCTGAACTTCGAAGAACACCACGTCGCGATCCCGATGACCGTGCTTGAAGAGCTGGACAAGCTCAAGAGCGGGCATCACAGCGTGGCTGCGGAATGCCGTCAGGCGATTCGCCTGATCGACAAGACCCTGGGCGATGCCAGCCCTGAAGACGTTGAACTGGGTGTGCCGATCCAGCGTGGCAAAAGTGGGCCGAAGGGTTTGCTGTCAATTCTGATGAGCAAACGTGCCGAACCGAACATCATTCTTCCCGAACACCTGAACGACAACATCATCATCAACCAGTTGATCGACCTGCACGCGCGCGAGCCAAAGTTGCCCGTGGTGCTGGTCACCAAAGACATCAACATGCGCCTCAAGGCCCGTGCGTGCGGGATCGCGGCCGAGGACTACAGCACTGACCAACTGGTTGACGACGTATCGTTGCTGCCCAACGGTTACCACACCATGGACGGCTCCTTCTGGGACCGCGTGAAGGATGTCGAAACCCGTCAGGATCACGGTCGCACCTGGCATCAGGTGAAAATGATCGACAACCTGCCGGCGGTGCACATCAACGAGTTCATCATCGACGAACAGGGCTTTGTCGGCTGGATCAAGGAGATCGACGAAGACAAGCTGCTGATTCTCGACCTGCATCAGGAACCCCTGTTGCACCAGGAAGCCTGGGGCCTGAAACCGCGTGACATCTATCAGAGCCTGGCGCTGTACGCCTTGCTCGATCCGGATATCCACCTGGTCAACCTGACCGGGGCAGCGGGTTCCGGTAAAACCATCCTCGCACTGGCGGCGGCGATCGAGCAGACCATGGTCAGCAAGCGCTATCGCCGGATCATCGCGACGCGCAGCGTACAGGGGCTGGACCAGGAGATCGGCTTCCTGCCCGGCACCGAAGCGGAAAAAATGGAGCCTTGGCTGGGCGCCATCACCGACAACCTCGAAGCCTTGCACATGGATGACGAAAACACCCATGGCAGCGTCGATTACATCCTCAGCAAAGTGCCGTTGCAGTTCAAATCCCTCAACTACATCCGGGGCCGCAGCTTCCAGCAGAGCCTGATCCTGATCGATGAATGCCAGAACCTCACGCCGCACCAGATGAAAACCATCATCACCCGTGCTGGCGCCGGTTCCAAAGTGGTGTGCCTGGGCAACCTGGCGCAGATCGACACCCCTTACCTGTCCGCGACCAGCTCCGGGCTGACCTACCTGACTGAACGTTTCAAGGATTTTCCGAACGGCGTCCACATCACCCTGCAAGGGGTGCCGCGTTCGATTCTGGCCGAATACGCCGAATCGCATTTGTAA
- the moaC gene encoding cyclic pyranopterin monophosphate synthase MoaC: protein MLTHLDSQGRANMVDVTDKAVTFREATAQALVRMLPETLQMIVSGGHPKGDVFAVARIAGIQAAKKTSDLIPLCHPLMLTGVKVELSAEGDDTVRIVARCKLSGQTGVEMEALTAASVAALTIYDMCKAVDRGMTIESVRLLEKLGGKSGHFQADQP from the coding sequence GTGCTGACTCATCTCGATTCCCAAGGTCGCGCCAACATGGTCGACGTCACCGATAAAGCCGTGACGTTCCGTGAGGCGACGGCCCAGGCGCTGGTGCGCATGCTGCCCGAAACCCTGCAGATGATCGTCAGCGGCGGCCATCCCAAGGGTGATGTGTTCGCCGTGGCGCGCATCGCCGGCATTCAGGCGGCAAAGAAAACCAGCGACCTCATTCCTCTGTGCCACCCGCTGATGCTCACCGGTGTCAAAGTCGAGCTCAGCGCTGAAGGTGACGACACCGTGCGCATCGTCGCGCGCTGCAAGTTGTCCGGGCAGACCGGCGTGGAAATGGAAGCGCTGACCGCCGCGAGCGTTGCGGCGCTGACTATCTATGACATGTGCAAGGCCGTCGATCGCGGCATGACCATTGAAAGCGTGCGCCTGCTGGAGAAACTCGGCGGCAAGAGCGGCCATTTCCAGGCGGATCAGCCATGA
- the moaD gene encoding molybdopterin converting factor subunit 1: MNVTVKFFARYREALGVDSVKVEGDFATVDDVRALLAKRDGADVLSEQNLMCARNEDLCQLDEPVSDGDEVAFFPTVTGG; encoded by the coding sequence ATGAACGTCACCGTGAAGTTTTTCGCTCGTTATCGAGAAGCACTGGGCGTCGACTCGGTGAAGGTTGAAGGTGACTTCGCCACGGTCGATGACGTTCGCGCGCTGTTGGCCAAGCGTGATGGCGCCGATGTGTTGAGCGAACAGAACCTGATGTGCGCCCGCAACGAAGACCTCTGCCAACTCGACGAACCGGTCAGTGACGGCGACGAAGTGGCGTTCTTTCCGACCGTGACCGGGGGCTGA
- the moaE gene encoding molybdopterin synthase catalytic subunit MoaE, with product MAIRVQSTAFDPGVEVNAMHAANVGVGAVVSFVGYVRDFNDGLDVAGMFLEHYPGMTEKALGKIATEAEQRWPLLKLEVLHRIGALEPGEPIVFVGAASAHRQAAFDACAFVMDYLKTRAPFWKKENTSDGARWVEGRDSDHAAADRWKQ from the coding sequence ATGGCCATTCGTGTGCAATCCACGGCGTTCGATCCGGGCGTCGAAGTCAACGCCATGCACGCCGCCAATGTCGGTGTCGGGGCGGTGGTGAGTTTTGTCGGCTACGTGCGCGACTTCAATGACGGGCTCGATGTGGCGGGGATGTTTCTTGAGCACTACCCGGGCATGACTGAGAAGGCACTCGGCAAGATCGCCACCGAGGCCGAGCAACGCTGGCCGTTGCTCAAGCTGGAAGTGCTGCATCGCATCGGCGCTCTGGAACCGGGCGAGCCGATCGTCTTCGTCGGCGCCGCCAGCGCTCACCGTCAGGCGGCGTTCGACGCCTGCGCCTTTGTCATGGACTACCTGAAAACCCGTGCGCCGTTCTGGAAAAAGGAAAACACCAGCGATGGCGCGCGTTGGGTTGAGGGGCGTGACAGCGATCATGCGGCGGCGGATCGCTGGAAGCAGTAA
- a CDS encoding ABC transporter substrate-binding protein has translation MKKFPLITGLALSLLACSTLFAADKTLRIGIEAAYPPFASKTDKGEIVGFDYDIGNALCAQMQVKCVWVEGEFDGLIPSLKVKKIDMALSSMTINEDRKKSVDFTHKYYFTSSRLVMKEGAVVDDQYASLKGKTVGVQRATTTDRYATEVFEPKGINVKRYGNNEEIYMDLAAGRLDAIFADTIPLNDFLSMPRGKGYAFAGPELKDPKYVGEGAGIAVRKGNSELVSQLNTAIDGIRASGEYQKISDKYFKSDIYGD, from the coding sequence ATGAAGAAATTCCCCCTCATCACCGGTCTGGCCCTGAGCCTGTTGGCGTGCAGCACCTTGTTCGCCGCCGATAAAACCCTGCGCATCGGCATCGAAGCGGCTTACCCGCCGTTCGCGTCCAAAACCGACAAAGGCGAAATCGTCGGTTTCGACTACGACATCGGCAATGCCCTGTGCGCGCAGATGCAGGTCAAGTGCGTCTGGGTCGAAGGTGAGTTCGATGGCCTGATTCCTTCCCTGAAGGTGAAGAAAATCGACATGGCGCTGTCGTCGATGACCATCAACGAAGACCGCAAGAAGTCAGTGGATTTCACCCACAAGTACTACTTCACTTCATCGCGTCTGGTGATGAAGGAAGGCGCGGTCGTCGATGACCAGTACGCCAGCCTCAAAGGCAAAACCGTCGGCGTGCAGCGTGCCACCACCACCGACCGCTACGCCACCGAGGTGTTTGAACCGAAGGGCATCAACGTCAAGCGCTACGGCAACAACGAAGAGATCTACATGGACCTGGCGGCCGGTCGGCTCGATGCTATTTTTGCCGACACCATCCCGCTGAATGACTTCCTGTCGATGCCGCGTGGCAAGGGTTATGCCTTTGCCGGCCCGGAGCTGAAGGACCCGAAATACGTGGGTGAGGGCGCCGGGATTGCGGTGCGCAAGGGCAACAGCGAGTTGGTCAGCCAGCTGAACACGGCCATCGACGGTATTCGCGCCAGCGGCGAGTACCAGAAGATTTCGGACAAGTACTTCAAGTCCGATATCTACGGCGATTGA